A portion of the Mustela erminea isolate mMusErm1 chromosome 19, mMusErm1.Pri, whole genome shotgun sequence genome contains these proteins:
- the VPS4A gene encoding vacuolar protein sorting-associated protein 4A isoform X2 yields MTTSTLQKAIDLVTKATEEDKAKNYEEALRLYQHAVEYFLHAIKYEAHSDKAKESIRAKCMQYLDRAEKLKDYLRNKEKHGKKPVKENQSESKGDSDSEGDNPEKKKLQEQLMGAVVMEKPNIRWNDVAGLEGAKEALKEAVILPIKFPHLFTGKRTPWRGILLFGPPGTGKSYLAKAVATEANNSTFFSVSSSDLMSKWLGESEKLVKNLFELARQHKPSIIFIDEVDSLCGSRNENESEAARRIKTEFLVQMQGVGNNNDGTLVLGATNIPWVLDSAIRRRFEKRIYIPLPEEAARAQMFRLHLGSTPHNLTEANIHELARKTEGYSGADISIIVRDSLMQPVRKVQSATHFKKVCGPSRTNPSVMIDDLLTPCSPGDPGAMEMTWMDVPGDKLLEPVVCMSDMLRSLATTRPTVNADDLLKVKKFSEDFGQES; encoded by the exons ATGACAACGTCAACCCTCCAG AAAGCCATTGATCTGGTGACGAAAGCCACGGAAGAGGATAAAGCCAAGAATTACGAGGAGGCCCTCCGGCTCTACCAGCATGCCGTGGAGTATTTCCTACATGCTATCAAAT ATGAGGCACACAGCGACAAGGCCAAGGAGAGCATTCGAGCCAAGTGCATGCAGTACCTAGATCGGGCGGAGAAGCTGAAGGATTATTTACGGAACAAAGAGAAGCATGGCAAGAAGCCAGTCAAAGAAAATCAGAGTGAGAGTAAGGG TGATAGTGACAGCGAAGGGGAtaatccagagaaaaagaaattgcaaGAACAACTGATGG GTGCTGTTGTGATGGAGAAGCCCAACATTCGGTGGAATGATGTGGCTGGCTTGGAGGGGGCCAAGGAGGCCCTCAAAGAAGCTGTCATTTTGCCAATTAAATTCCCACACTTGTTCACAG GCAAGCGTACACCTTGGCGAGGGATACTGCTCTTTGGACCCCCTGGCACAGGGAAATCCTACCTGGCCAAAGCGGTGGCCACAGAGGCCAACAACTCCaccttcttctctgtgtcctcttcaGACTTGATGTCTAAGTGGTTGGGGGAGAGTGAGAA GCTAGTCAAGAACCTGTTCGAGCTGGCCAGGCAGCACAAGCCCTCCATCATCTTCATCGATGAGGTGGATTCCCTCTGCGGGTCCCGCAATGAAAACGAGAGCGAAGCCGCCCGAAGGATCAAAACGGAGTTCTTGGTCCAGATGCAGG GGGTGGGGAATAACAACGACGGGACTCTGGTGCTTGGTGCCACCAACATCCCCTGGGTGTTGGATTCAGCCATTAGAAGGAG GTTTGAAAAGAGGATTTACATCCCGCTGCCTGAGGAGGCTGCCCGAGCCCAGATGTTCCGGTTGCACCTGGGGAGCACTCCCCACAACCTCACGGAGGCCAACATCCACGAGCTGGCCCGGAAGACGGAAGGCTACTCGGGTGCCGACATCAGCATCATTGTGCGGGACTCCCTCATGCAGCCGGTCAGAAAAGTTCAGTCAGCGACACACTTCAAAAAG GTCTGTGGCCCTTCCCGCACCAATCCTAGCGTTATGATCGATGACCTCCTGACCCCTTGCTCACCAGGGGACCCAGGGGCCATGGAGATGACTTGGATGGATGTCCCTGGTGACAAACTCTTAGAGCCTGTGGTTTGCATG TCGGACATGCTCCGGTCTCTGGCCACCACTCGGCCCACCGTGAATGCAGATGACCTCCTGAAAGTGAAGAAATTCTCAGAGGACTTTGGACAGGAGAGTTAA
- the VPS4A gene encoding vacuolar protein sorting-associated protein 4A isoform X1, producing the protein MTTSTLQKAIDLVTKATEEDKAKNYEEALRLYQHAVEYFLHAIKYEAHSDKAKESIRAKCMQYLDRAEKLKDYLRNKEKHGKKPVKENQSESKGSDSDSEGDNPEKKKLQEQLMGAVVMEKPNIRWNDVAGLEGAKEALKEAVILPIKFPHLFTGKRTPWRGILLFGPPGTGKSYLAKAVATEANNSTFFSVSSSDLMSKWLGESEKLVKNLFELARQHKPSIIFIDEVDSLCGSRNENESEAARRIKTEFLVQMQGVGNNNDGTLVLGATNIPWVLDSAIRRRFEKRIYIPLPEEAARAQMFRLHLGSTPHNLTEANIHELARKTEGYSGADISIIVRDSLMQPVRKVQSATHFKKVCGPSRTNPSVMIDDLLTPCSPGDPGAMEMTWMDVPGDKLLEPVVCMSDMLRSLATTRPTVNADDLLKVKKFSEDFGQES; encoded by the exons ATGACAACGTCAACCCTCCAG AAAGCCATTGATCTGGTGACGAAAGCCACGGAAGAGGATAAAGCCAAGAATTACGAGGAGGCCCTCCGGCTCTACCAGCATGCCGTGGAGTATTTCCTACATGCTATCAAAT ATGAGGCACACAGCGACAAGGCCAAGGAGAGCATTCGAGCCAAGTGCATGCAGTACCTAGATCGGGCGGAGAAGCTGAAGGATTATTTACGGAACAAAGAGAAGCATGGCAAGAAGCCAGTCAAAGAAAATCAGAGTGAGAGTAAGGG cAGTGATAGTGACAGCGAAGGGGAtaatccagagaaaaagaaattgcaaGAACAACTGATGG GTGCTGTTGTGATGGAGAAGCCCAACATTCGGTGGAATGATGTGGCTGGCTTGGAGGGGGCCAAGGAGGCCCTCAAAGAAGCTGTCATTTTGCCAATTAAATTCCCACACTTGTTCACAG GCAAGCGTACACCTTGGCGAGGGATACTGCTCTTTGGACCCCCTGGCACAGGGAAATCCTACCTGGCCAAAGCGGTGGCCACAGAGGCCAACAACTCCaccttcttctctgtgtcctcttcaGACTTGATGTCTAAGTGGTTGGGGGAGAGTGAGAA GCTAGTCAAGAACCTGTTCGAGCTGGCCAGGCAGCACAAGCCCTCCATCATCTTCATCGATGAGGTGGATTCCCTCTGCGGGTCCCGCAATGAAAACGAGAGCGAAGCCGCCCGAAGGATCAAAACGGAGTTCTTGGTCCAGATGCAGG GGGTGGGGAATAACAACGACGGGACTCTGGTGCTTGGTGCCACCAACATCCCCTGGGTGTTGGATTCAGCCATTAGAAGGAG GTTTGAAAAGAGGATTTACATCCCGCTGCCTGAGGAGGCTGCCCGAGCCCAGATGTTCCGGTTGCACCTGGGGAGCACTCCCCACAACCTCACGGAGGCCAACATCCACGAGCTGGCCCGGAAGACGGAAGGCTACTCGGGTGCCGACATCAGCATCATTGTGCGGGACTCCCTCATGCAGCCGGTCAGAAAAGTTCAGTCAGCGACACACTTCAAAAAG GTCTGTGGCCCTTCCCGCACCAATCCTAGCGTTATGATCGATGACCTCCTGACCCCTTGCTCACCAGGGGACCCAGGGGCCATGGAGATGACTTGGATGGATGTCCCTGGTGACAAACTCTTAGAGCCTGTGGTTTGCATG TCGGACATGCTCCGGTCTCTGGCCACCACTCGGCCCACCGTGAATGCAGATGACCTCCTGAAAGTGAAGAAATTCTCAGAGGACTTTGGACAGGAGAGTTAA
- the PDF gene encoding peptide deformylase, mitochondrial, giving the protein MRHACKRLIIHKNTEFSNKAADVTEAGCALGAALALPEGARELGFPASPATGALAYGGRGGRRRPGGSVPRTGNRMGAPLLLGTLLARARPCLGPAPPWAGGAAGGGARGCSSAPTRDSLEGPARRRSYWRYVRRLVLGAPQPPYPRVCQVGDPALRAVAGPVEPAQLAGPELQRLVQRLVQVMRSRRCVGLSAPQLGVPLQVLALEFPEALFRACPPRLREARQMEPFPLRVFVNPSLRVLDSRLVTFPEGCESVAGFLACVPRFQAVQISGLDPKGEQVVWQASGWAARIIQHEMDHLQGCLFIDKMDSKTFTNIYWMEVND; this is encoded by the exons ATGCGTCACGCTTGCAAACGGTTGATTATACATAAAAACACGGAATTCAGTAATAAAGCTGCTGACGTCACGGAGGCGGGCTGCGCTCTAGGGGCCGCGCTCGCGCTTCCGGAAGGCGCGCGAGAACTCGGCTTCCCGGCGTCCCCCGCGACGGGAGCGCTCGCCTACGGGGGCCGGGGAGGGCGGAGACGACCGGGAGGATCTGTCCCGCGTACCGGGAACCGAATGGGAGCGCCGCTGCTGTTGGGGACGCTCCTGGCGCGGGCGCGTCCCTGCTTGGGACCAGCCCCACCGTGGGCAGGGGgagcggcgggcggcggcgcccGGGGCTGCAGTTCGGCGCCCACCCGGGACAGCCTCGAGGGCCCGGCGCGCCGGCGGTCCTACTGGCGCTACGTGCGGCGTCTGGTGCTGGGCGCGCCCCAGCCGCCCTACCCGCGCGTGTGTCAGGTCGGCGACCCGGCGCTGCGGGCCGTGGCTGGCCCGGTGGAGCCGGCGCAGCTGGCGGGGCCCGAACTGCAGCGGCTGGTGCAGAGGCTGGTGCAGGTGATGCGGAGCCGGCGCTGCGTGGGCCTGAGCGCTCCGCAGCTCGGAGTGCCGCTGCAGGTGCTGGCTTTGGAGTTCCCCGAAGCGCTCTTCCGCGCCTGCCCGCCGCGCCTGCGCGAGGCCCGCCAGATGGAGCCCTTCCCCCTGCGCGTGTTTGTGAACCCCAGTCTGCGGGTGCTAGACAGCCGCCTGGTCACTTTCCCTGAGGGCTGCGAGAGCGTCGCCGGCTTCCTGGCCTGCGTACCCCGCTTCCAGGCTGTGCAGATCTCAG GGCTGGACCCCAAAGGGGAGCAGGTCGTGTGGCAGGCGAGCGGATGGGCAGCCCGAATCATCCAGCACGAGATGGACCACTTGCAGGGCTGCCTGTTCATTGACAAAATGGACAGcaagacatttacaaatatctacTGGATGGAGgtgaatgattaa